A window of the Streptomyces finlayi genome harbors these coding sequences:
- a CDS encoding radical SAM protein — protein sequence MELAELIGLRPVPCGGLLVALTRRCPMSCAHCSTGSSLSVSEQPEPERLLRFIGSFGTENRPEVVMLTGGEPLLLPEPVAGLAALARAAGSRVALISGMFFARGGRVPDRIMRAITALDHFSASMDVHHEREVPREDVLRALRAVLDEGIPVSVHLTVSGPDDPYLMDAVADVRRVFGGRVPMLVNEVRPLGRAAHHVRATPPGPDGSLASPCALAAWPVVAFDGTVAACCNQWTVDRRPVPPHLRLGHIADDDWPTVRERSLGSPVLRMLRAVGPRRLHGRYASSPAPAGYCGSCHALADRPEVLAGAAREAGGRVGELLDRISADEQRAAGPAALVRRLGCAPYAHLVESDAVHEPVPAEEGSHR from the coding sequence ATGGAGCTGGCAGAGCTCATCGGTCTGCGACCGGTGCCGTGCGGCGGCCTCCTGGTGGCTCTCACCCGTCGCTGCCCCATGAGCTGCGCACACTGTTCAACCGGATCCTCCCTGTCGGTCTCCGAACAGCCCGAACCGGAGCGACTGCTGCGTTTCATCGGTTCGTTCGGCACCGAGAACCGCCCGGAGGTGGTCATGCTCACCGGGGGCGAACCGCTGCTGCTGCCGGAACCGGTCGCAGGCCTGGCCGCTCTCGCACGAGCGGCGGGCTCCCGGGTGGCGTTGATCAGCGGGATGTTCTTCGCCCGGGGCGGTCGGGTCCCCGACCGGATCATGCGCGCGATCACGGCCCTCGACCACTTCTCGGCGAGCATGGACGTGCACCACGAACGTGAGGTCCCGCGCGAGGACGTGCTGCGCGCTCTTCGGGCCGTGCTCGACGAGGGAATTCCCGTCAGCGTCCACCTCACCGTCAGCGGCCCCGACGACCCGTATCTGATGGACGCCGTCGCGGACGTCCGCCGTGTCTTCGGCGGCCGGGTGCCCATGCTGGTCAACGAGGTCCGCCCGCTCGGCCGCGCCGCACACCACGTCCGGGCGACACCGCCGGGACCGGACGGCTCCCTCGCGTCCCCCTGTGCCCTGGCGGCCTGGCCCGTGGTCGCCTTCGACGGGACCGTGGCCGCCTGCTGCAACCAGTGGACGGTCGACCGGCGCCCCGTTCCCCCGCACCTGCGACTCGGCCACATCGCCGACGACGACTGGCCCACCGTCCGCGAGCGCTCCCTCGGCTCCCCGGTACTGCGGATGCTGCGCGCCGTCGGCCCGCGGCGCCTGCACGGGCGGTACGCGTCCTCGCCGGCTCCGGCCGGCTACTGCGGCAGCTGTCACGCGCTCGCAGACCGCCCGGAAGTCCTGGCGGGGGCGGCACGCGAAGCGGGCGGCCGGGTCGGTGAACTCCTCGACCGGATCAGCGCCGATGAGCAGCGCGCCGCCGGGCCCGCCGCCCTGGTACGCCGCCTGGGCTGCGCCCCCTACGCGCACCTCGTCGAGTCCGACGCCGTCCACGAGCCGGTTCCCGCCGAGGAGGGAAGTCACCGATGA
- a CDS encoding iron-containing redox enzyme family protein, with translation MSTPASFALRTKLTPTTPVLRAATAALWRPEGLRGRYVRYLAAMHPLVRASVPLLRRAAERCAELDDPPSRRLAAYYTRHAEEERDHDAWLLDDLATAGARPAPMPPPVVVELVGAQYYRIEHEHPVTLLGYIAVLEGHAPGPRLADRLIEATGLPAGAFRTLREHAELDGGHLDDLHRVLDALEPAPARQTAVSVSALHTANLLTRLFLSLADDPGGHP, from the coding sequence ATGAGCACCCCCGCGTCCTTCGCGCTCAGGACCAAACTCACACCCACCACCCCCGTCCTGAGGGCCGCGACCGCGGCCCTGTGGCGACCGGAGGGACTGCGTGGGCGGTACGTGCGCTACCTGGCCGCCATGCATCCGCTCGTACGGGCATCGGTGCCGCTGCTGCGACGGGCCGCCGAGCGGTGCGCCGAGCTGGACGACCCGCCCTCGCGGCGGCTCGCGGCGTACTACACCCGCCACGCCGAGGAGGAGCGCGACCACGACGCCTGGTTGCTCGACGATCTGGCCACCGCCGGTGCCCGTCCGGCCCCCATGCCGCCGCCCGTGGTCGTCGAACTCGTCGGAGCGCAGTACTACAGGATCGAGCACGAGCACCCCGTCACCCTGCTCGGATACATCGCGGTCCTGGAGGGCCATGCACCCGGGCCCCGGCTCGCGGACCGCCTCATTGAGGCGACAGGGCTCCCCGCCGGCGCGTTCCGCACCCTCCGGGAGCACGCGGAGCTCGACGGCGGGCACCTCGACGACCTGCACCGGGTGCTTGACGCACTCGAACCGGCCCCGGCCCGGCAGACCGCCGTCTCCGTCAGCGCGCTGCACACGGCCAACCTGCTGACCCGGCTGTTCCTTTCCCTCGCCGACGACCCCGGAGGGCACCCATGA
- a CDS encoding aroma-sacti cluster domain-containing protein encodes MEALADAGFEVDALSEEQHEVLGALTREELALLVDIRGRLDAAAPEVQAHADVAGGALF; translated from the coding sequence CTGGAGGCGCTCGCCGACGCGGGGTTCGAGGTCGACGCCCTCAGTGAGGAGCAGCACGAGGTCCTGGGGGCTCTCACCCGGGAGGAACTGGCCCTGCTCGTCGACATCCGGGGCCGGCTCGACGCGGCGGCCCCCGAGGTGCAGGCCCACGCCGACGTGGCGGGCGGCGCCCTCTTCTGA
- a CDS encoding adenylate/guanylate cyclase domain-containing protein translates to MPCASCRSALPPDARFCPSCGSPCTPGPVTVKPTGRKVVTVLFCDLVGSTALSGALDAETLRSVTLRWFDLMRLRIEEQGGTVEKFIGDAVMAVFGVPAVREDDARRAVAAALAMRTALAGLNARLEEAVGVRLEMRIGINTGQAVTGSATLRQAMVSGEVVNVAARLEQNAAAGSILVGPGTVAAAGPGVRTTETGPLLLKGKSDRVAAHIVLGLDEEDGPEALRRFDLGFVGRGAELALIDEALNRVVRTRRAGRLVVGGEAGQGKTRLVREWLHRATGTATGPRPGVGRCRARGEQPSLGPLADAVAHLLRTGVTPVPSSELELLHRGLLLDGTPNPSPADTYAALAKVLAELSGTRPVVLVIDDCHWAAQPLFDALDRLLGALTGAAVLIVLLTRPQLFDARPELALGAVPLEGLSDADAQLLAAELTGGTAHGEPLAPRVLARVGGNPLHLEQLLVAGAPVGADSVPLPLQALIGARIDALEAPEHRALGLASVLGGDFTAEGIAALAGPPAGVWDGTGLRATLHRLVRHRLIRPDGGAFRFAGGLIQEVVYACQSKQDRADRHERAARLESVRERGSAAVGAHLEQAYRYRVELGAQDAHTDTLRRRAADALSEAGRLALAHADPVWAADLLSRATARYAAGEPGRTAARRRLGQTLMDLGRGAEGRALLEEVLAEAPADGGAMVEAAHARLALASVGRSSGKGAAGKGASGVRPSGTGSAGPGPLGTESAGTGAAAPSSPAPSPAAPSPAAPSPAGTGCTATAPTAPTGTGRSPRAGFGTRDESPAEAAGATLPVFAAAGDDLGQARACLRLAQRAQEQGRHRTAKGLLTRALDHATRADAEPERAAALGATGVSLWRGPQPVGDAVARCHELLADQGAGRRAVRLTLNCPLAVLLALQDDPDGALACLAEAETLAKRLGYAEAGAFLPIFTATVADLAGRREEALLNLDRAAAAARELGATALLRSALLDTARIRLDFGDLRTACDVLTELDGDRGEPARPRAESADLDGLRARVAAARGRADTATRLAARALATAARTDSPIVQGLAALDLARTALALGRPDDAAEAAARARRHFAAKGHLPAVRKAEAVTSRCVGRPPGHGAVAGRVTGTGEEAPE, encoded by the coding sequence ATGCCCTGCGCCTCGTGCCGGAGCGCACTGCCGCCCGACGCCCGTTTCTGCCCCTCCTGCGGCAGCCCGTGCACCCCCGGGCCGGTCACGGTCAAGCCGACCGGCCGCAAGGTGGTGACTGTCCTCTTCTGCGACCTGGTGGGCTCCACAGCCCTCTCCGGCGCTCTGGACGCGGAGACCCTGCGCTCGGTGACGCTCCGCTGGTTCGATCTGATGCGACTGAGGATCGAGGAGCAGGGCGGCACGGTGGAGAAGTTCATCGGGGACGCCGTGATGGCGGTGTTCGGTGTGCCGGCCGTGCGGGAGGACGACGCCCGCCGGGCGGTCGCCGCCGCCCTCGCCATGCGGACAGCGCTCGCCGGGCTCAACGCCCGGCTGGAGGAAGCCGTCGGCGTACGGCTGGAGATGCGCATCGGCATCAACACCGGTCAGGCTGTCACGGGTTCGGCCACCCTGCGGCAGGCCATGGTCTCGGGCGAAGTCGTCAACGTCGCCGCGCGCCTGGAACAGAACGCCGCCGCCGGGAGCATACTCGTCGGACCCGGCACCGTGGCAGCCGCCGGGCCGGGCGTCCGGACGACGGAGACCGGCCCCCTGCTGCTCAAGGGCAAGAGCGACCGGGTCGCCGCCCACATCGTGCTCGGTCTGGACGAGGAGGACGGGCCCGAGGCCCTGCGCCGCTTCGATCTCGGATTCGTCGGACGCGGTGCCGAACTCGCACTCATCGACGAGGCCCTGAACCGTGTCGTTCGCACCCGACGGGCCGGTCGCCTGGTCGTCGGCGGAGAGGCGGGCCAGGGCAAGACCAGACTCGTGCGCGAGTGGCTCCACCGGGCCACGGGCACCGCCACCGGCCCGCGCCCCGGCGTCGGGCGCTGCCGGGCTCGGGGCGAACAGCCCAGCCTCGGACCACTCGCCGACGCCGTGGCCCACCTGCTGAGGACCGGCGTCACGCCCGTACCGTCGTCCGAACTGGAGCTGCTCCACAGGGGCCTGCTCCTGGACGGGACACCCAACCCGTCGCCGGCGGACACCTATGCCGCGCTCGCCAAGGTCCTCGCCGAGCTGTCCGGGACGCGCCCAGTCGTGCTGGTGATCGACGACTGCCACTGGGCGGCGCAGCCGCTCTTCGACGCCCTCGACCGGTTGCTGGGCGCCCTCACCGGCGCGGCCGTTCTGATCGTCCTGCTCACCCGCCCGCAGCTGTTCGACGCACGACCCGAACTGGCCCTGGGCGCCGTACCGCTCGAAGGGCTCTCGGACGCCGACGCGCAGCTGCTCGCGGCCGAACTGACGGGCGGCACCGCGCACGGCGAGCCGCTCGCCCCCCGGGTCCTGGCCCGGGTGGGTGGAAACCCGCTGCATCTGGAGCAGCTGCTGGTCGCGGGGGCCCCCGTCGGCGCGGACAGCGTCCCCCTCCCGCTCCAGGCTCTGATCGGCGCCCGGATCGACGCCCTCGAAGCGCCCGAACACAGGGCCCTGGGCCTGGCGTCCGTCCTGGGCGGTGACTTCACCGCCGAGGGGATCGCGGCGCTCGCCGGACCTCCCGCGGGGGTGTGGGACGGGACCGGGCTGAGGGCCACGCTGCACCGGCTGGTGCGGCACCGCCTGATCAGACCGGACGGCGGGGCGTTCCGATTCGCCGGAGGGCTGATCCAGGAGGTCGTCTACGCCTGCCAGTCCAAGCAGGACAGGGCCGACCGGCACGAACGGGCGGCGCGCCTGGAATCGGTCCGTGAGCGGGGGAGTGCGGCGGTCGGGGCCCACCTGGAACAGGCGTACCGCTACCGGGTCGAGCTGGGCGCGCAGGACGCGCACACCGACACCCTGCGCCGACGCGCCGCGGACGCGCTCTCCGAGGCGGGGCGGCTGGCGCTGGCGCACGCCGACCCCGTATGGGCCGCCGACCTGTTGTCCAGGGCCACGGCCCGGTATGCGGCGGGCGAGCCGGGTCGTACGGCGGCACGTCGGCGGCTCGGCCAGACACTTATGGACCTGGGGCGCGGCGCGGAGGGCAGGGCGCTGCTCGAAGAGGTACTGGCCGAGGCTCCGGCCGACGGCGGGGCCATGGTGGAGGCCGCGCACGCACGCCTCGCCCTGGCCTCCGTCGGTCGGTCTTCCGGCAAGGGGGCTGCGGGCAAGGGGGCTTCGGGCGTACGGCCTTCGGGAACGGGATCGGCGGGACCGGGTCCTCTCGGAACAGAATCCGCGGGCACCGGGGCTGCCGCGCCGAGTTCTCCCGCCCCGAGCCCTGCCGCCCCGAGCCCTGCCGCCCCGAGCCCTGCCGGAACGGGTTGTACGGCGACAGCCCCCACAGCCCCCACAGGCACCGGCCGGTCGCCCCGAGCGGGGTTCGGGACAAGGGACGAGTCACCTGCCGAAGCCGCAGGCGCCACGCTGCCGGTCTTCGCGGCGGCCGGCGACGACCTCGGCCAGGCCAGGGCCTGCCTCCGGCTCGCCCAGCGCGCACAGGAACAGGGCAGGCACCGTACGGCAAAGGGGCTGCTCACCCGCGCACTGGACCACGCGACACGCGCCGACGCCGAACCCGAACGGGCCGCCGCGCTCGGGGCGACGGGCGTCTCGCTCTGGCGAGGCCCGCAACCCGTCGGGGATGCCGTGGCCCGCTGCCACGAGCTCCTCGCCGATCAGGGGGCCGGCCGCCGGGCCGTCCGGCTGACGCTCAACTGCCCGCTCGCAGTGCTGCTGGCCCTCCAGGACGACCCTGACGGGGCTCTGGCCTGCCTCGCGGAGGCGGAGACACTGGCGAAGAGGCTCGGCTACGCCGAAGCCGGCGCCTTCCTGCCGATCTTCACCGCGACCGTGGCCGACCTGGCCGGCCGCCGGGAGGAGGCCCTGCTGAACCTGGACCGGGCAGCGGCCGCCGCACGGGAACTGGGCGCCACGGCGCTGCTGCGCAGCGCCCTGCTCGACACCGCCCGGATCCGGCTGGACTTCGGTGACCTGCGTACCGCGTGCGACGTCCTGACCGAACTGGACGGAGACCGGGGCGAACCGGCCCGCCCGCGCGCCGAGTCGGCCGACCTCGACGGGCTGCGCGCCCGGGTGGCCGCTGCGCGGGGGCGGGCGGACACGGCCACCCGGCTGGCAGCCCGCGCGCTCGCCACCGCCGCCCGTACCGACTCGCCCATCGTCCAGGGCCTCGCCGCCCTCGACCTCGCCCGCACCGCCCTCGCCCTGGGGCGGCCGGATGACGCGGCGGAGGCGGCGGCACGCGCACGTCGGCACTTCGCGGCCAAGGGGCATCTCCCCGCCGTACGCAAGGCAGAGGCCGTGACCTCTCGCTGCGTCGGCCGGCCGCCGGGGCACGGCGCTGTCGCCGGACGAGTCACCGGAACCGGCGAGGAGGCACCCGAATGA
- a CDS encoding S8 family peptidase: MTTSGRQTPGLTWGLRGKGPADVPVEADDPPDGTEGGLLGGTGRGIRVCVVDSGVERDHPMVGPVAQSWRVFKDDDEVRVEETAEGDSCGHGTACAGIIRRIAPDCELSSVRVLGERFSGSGDVLLEGIRWAVRQRFDVVNLSLSTSRDRFVEELRRLADEAYFQQTVIVASAHNTHVESFPWRFSSVISVGSHQEDDPDLHLYNPEPPVEFFAPGQGVQVAWLGGTSIRSSGNSYATPLIAGLCARILSSRPRLTPFQLKNALYLSAANVRVHGRR, from the coding sequence ATGACCACCAGCGGGCGACAGACGCCCGGCCTCACCTGGGGCCTGCGGGGAAAGGGCCCCGCGGACGTGCCGGTGGAGGCGGACGATCCGCCGGACGGGACCGAGGGCGGGCTCCTCGGCGGCACCGGCCGTGGCATACGCGTCTGCGTGGTCGACTCGGGTGTCGAACGGGACCACCCCATGGTCGGCCCCGTCGCCCAGTCGTGGCGCGTCTTCAAGGACGATGACGAGGTCCGTGTCGAGGAGACGGCCGAAGGAGATTCCTGCGGTCACGGCACCGCCTGCGCCGGAATCATCCGCCGCATCGCTCCGGACTGCGAGCTGTCCAGTGTCCGGGTGCTCGGAGAACGGTTCTCCGGCAGCGGGGACGTCCTGCTCGAGGGGATCCGGTGGGCCGTGCGCCAGCGGTTCGACGTGGTCAACCTCAGCCTGTCCACCAGCCGCGACCGCTTCGTGGAGGAACTGCGCCGACTGGCCGACGAGGCGTACTTCCAGCAGACCGTGATCGTCGCGTCGGCGCACAACACGCACGTGGAGAGTTTCCCCTGGCGCTTCTCCTCGGTCATCTCGGTCGGCAGCCACCAGGAGGACGACCCGGACCTCCACCTCTACAACCCGGAGCCCCCCGTGGAGTTCTTCGCCCCCGGCCAGGGTGTTCAGGTGGCGTGGCTCGGTGGCACGTCGATCCGCAGCTCCGGCAACAGTTACGCCACCCCGCTCATCGCGGGCCTCTGCGCGCGGATCCTGTCGAGCCGCCCCCGGCTGACACCGTTTCAGCTGAAGAACGCCCTGTATCTGTCCGCAGCCAACGTCCGTGTCCACGGCCGCCGGTAA
- a CDS encoding GAF domain-containing protein: MAQTTTPAVPPAPWPDPARAELLQSVVDTARAIFGAQASSILLLEAAADELVFEAVSGQGQDFLVGRRFPAGRGIAGWVAASGEPMVVDDLHDSRSFDRDIARSTGFVPNALMAAPLVHGDRVLGVLEVLDPSPQARSSLSELDLLSLFARQAAVALNVLAVHARRRPAPDAVGGSSRTELLRLLSEARRLIDE; this comes from the coding sequence ATGGCTCAGACGACCACCCCCGCCGTGCCCCCAGCACCCTGGCCGGATCCGGCCAGGGCAGAGCTCCTGCAGTCGGTGGTGGACACCGCGCGCGCCATCTTCGGAGCCCAGGCGAGCTCCATCCTGCTCCTGGAGGCAGCAGCCGACGAACTCGTCTTCGAAGCCGTCTCCGGACAGGGCCAGGACTTCCTGGTGGGCCGCCGGTTTCCGGCAGGCCGGGGAATCGCGGGGTGGGTCGCCGCCTCGGGGGAGCCGATGGTGGTCGACGACCTCCATGACAGTAGGTCCTTCGACAGGGACATCGCGCGGTCCACGGGCTTCGTCCCGAACGCGCTGATGGCCGCCCCCCTCGTCCATGGGGACCGGGTCCTCGGGGTCCTGGAGGTGCTCGACCCGTCCCCGCAGGCACGGTCCAGCCTGTCGGAGCTCGACCTGCTGAGCCTCTTCGCACGTCAGGCCGCCGTCGCGCTGAACGTCCTCGCCGTCCACGCGCGACGCCGGCCGGCCCCGGATGCCGTCGGCGGCTCCTCGCGCACCGAGCTCCTGCGCCTCCTCTCGGAAGCCCGCCGCCTCATCGACGAGTGA
- a CDS encoding CoA transferase has translation MTYTEDAATAHVWAALGGRSDLVRNVSFEGAGAVLPSRLPVRELARACVGGASLAAAELLALRNGGPVPAVRVSEAAVATAFVSERHLRMDGRASTSFAALSGFWQAADGWVRTHANYPHHRARLLGALGITDTGQDQALVGVLARELASRPAREVQEAVYAAGGLAVAVASAPAAAGPALVETRDVGRNSPRLLAPASAPAQGVRVLDLTRVIAGPVGTRTLALLGADVLRVDAPQLPEDADAHADTGMGKRSTLLDLTGPGDRQAFEGLLSQADVVVTGYRPGALDRHGLNPDALLAGYPGLVVAQLSAWGRSGPWAERRGFDSLVQAGTGISAIEATADGRPGVLPAQALDHGTGYLLAAAVLRALSDRQATGGGRHLRLSLAGTASWLLHDIRPTPTHGGAGTYDPGSWLTETESPYGLLRHALPPVHYEGAPANWNRAPTQWGTDLPNWS, from the coding sequence ATGACGTACACCGAGGATGCAGCCACCGCACATGTCTGGGCCGCTCTGGGGGGCCGGAGCGACCTGGTCCGGAACGTGTCCTTCGAGGGAGCGGGCGCTGTTCTGCCGTCACGCTTGCCGGTGAGGGAGCTGGCGCGGGCCTGCGTGGGAGGAGCCTCGCTGGCGGCGGCGGAACTGCTGGCGCTGCGCAACGGGGGACCGGTGCCCGCGGTGCGGGTGAGTGAGGCGGCGGTGGCAACCGCGTTCGTCAGTGAACGGCACCTGCGGATGGACGGCCGGGCCTCGACGTCCTTCGCCGCCCTGTCCGGGTTCTGGCAGGCGGCCGACGGATGGGTGCGCACCCATGCCAACTACCCGCACCACCGAGCCCGGCTGCTCGGCGCCCTGGGCATCACGGACACCGGACAGGACCAGGCACTGGTCGGCGTGCTCGCCAGGGAGCTGGCATCGCGTCCGGCCCGGGAGGTACAGGAGGCCGTCTACGCGGCAGGCGGCCTCGCCGTGGCCGTGGCTTCCGCACCCGCTGCGGCCGGGCCGGCCCTGGTGGAGACGCGGGACGTGGGGCGGAACAGCCCCCGGCTGCTGGCGCCCGCATCCGCGCCGGCCCAAGGAGTGCGGGTCCTGGACCTGACCCGCGTCATCGCCGGCCCCGTCGGCACACGCACACTGGCGCTCCTGGGCGCCGACGTGCTGCGCGTGGACGCCCCGCAGCTGCCCGAGGACGCCGATGCTCACGCCGACACCGGCATGGGCAAACGCTCCACGCTGCTGGATCTCACCGGCCCTGGCGACCGGCAGGCCTTCGAAGGCCTCCTCAGCCAGGCGGACGTCGTGGTGACCGGCTACCGTCCCGGTGCGCTGGACAGGCACGGTCTGAACCCCGACGCGCTCCTGGCCGGGTACCCCGGCCTGGTCGTCGCCCAACTGAGCGCTTGGGGCCGGTCCGGCCCCTGGGCCGAGCGCCGTGGCTTCGACAGCCTGGTCCAGGCCGGTACCGGGATCTCCGCGATCGAGGCCACCGCCGACGGCCGCCCCGGTGTACTGCCCGCACAAGCGCTGGACCACGGAACCGGCTATCTTCTCGCCGCCGCCGTCCTACGTGCGCTGAGCGACCGCCAGGCCACCGGCGGCGGGCGCCACCTTCGCCTCTCCCTGGCCGGCACGGCCTCCTGGCTGCTGCACGATATCCGCCCCACCCCCACCCACGGCGGGGCCGGCACCTACGACCCGGGGTCCTGGCTCACCGAGACCGAATCGCCGTACGGGCTGCTGCGCCATGCCCTGCCCCCGGTCCACTACGAGGGCGCGCCCGCGAACTGGAACCGTGCACCGACCCAGTGGGGCACGGACCTTCCGAACTGGTCCTGA
- a CDS encoding phosphatidylinositol-specific phospholipase C domain-containing protein yields the protein MSATRRDVLKWGAAVGSGGLVAATALGGSAVAASWSARNWMGSLPYGTPLTRLTIPGTHDSCCINPAHGTEWSHTQNYDITGQMERGVRFLDIRCNGLQGAPDEFGIYHGDNYQYIRFQDVLDRCRSFLRANPSEVIVMRVKNEYKGGQKLEAVEFMRRFNHYMDTMGYRSLFWTNPSWPTIGEARGRVVLAADFGNSWNVIQWSSGSNDFFRTQDIYEGIGTTAKAGKVIEWFDQAYYNQNAAQMYTNFTSYAGGTWPKLNAAAIMPRVFEYLDARRYEAIHFGIVPMDFIDFHDNVLQLLIAKNFVGR from the coding sequence ATGAGCGCCACACGTCGAGATGTCCTGAAGTGGGGAGCGGCAGTCGGAAGCGGTGGCCTGGTCGCCGCCACCGCGCTGGGCGGTTCCGCTGTCGCCGCATCCTGGAGTGCCAGGAACTGGATGGGCAGCCTGCCCTACGGCACGCCGCTGACACGCCTGACGATCCCCGGCACCCACGACTCCTGCTGCATCAACCCTGCCCACGGCACGGAGTGGTCCCACACCCAGAACTACGACATCACCGGGCAGATGGAGAGAGGTGTGCGCTTCCTCGACATCCGCTGCAACGGTCTCCAGGGAGCCCCGGACGAGTTCGGGATCTACCACGGCGACAACTACCAGTACATCCGCTTCCAGGACGTGCTGGACCGCTGCCGCTCCTTCCTCCGCGCGAACCCGAGTGAAGTGATCGTCATGCGGGTCAAGAACGAGTACAAGGGCGGCCAGAAGCTCGAAGCCGTGGAGTTCATGCGCCGCTTCAATCACTACATGGACACGATGGGGTACCGGAGCCTCTTCTGGACCAACCCGTCGTGGCCCACGATCGGAGAGGCCCGAGGCCGAGTCGTACTCGCCGCCGACTTCGGCAACTCCTGGAACGTGATCCAGTGGTCGAGCGGGTCCAACGACTTCTTCCGGACGCAGGACATCTACGAGGGCATCGGCACAACCGCCAAGGCGGGCAAGGTCATCGAGTGGTTCGACCAGGCCTACTACAACCAGAACGCCGCGCAGATGTACACGAACTTCACTAGCTACGCGGGCGGGACGTGGCCCAAGCTGAACGCGGCGGCCATCATGCCGCGCGTCTTCGAGTACCTGGACGCCCGCAGGTACGAGGCCATCCACTTCGGGATCGTCCCGATGGACTTCATCGACTTCCACGACAACGTCCTGCAACTCCTGATCGCCAAGAACTTCGTCGGCCGGTGA